A region of Chiloscyllium plagiosum isolate BGI_BamShark_2017 chromosome 37, ASM401019v2, whole genome shotgun sequence DNA encodes the following proteins:
- the LOC122541620 gene encoding zinc finger protein 271-like, with translation MKEKPFKCVVCNRAFARSLTLTNHQRIHTGEKPFKCEVCNKSFTQLSGLLNHQPIHRGEKPFRCEVCEKSFSQSSSLLVHQRIHTGEKPFRCEVCDKAFSTLGELRKHQRIHTGERPFTCEVCDKSFSQSENLHTHRRIHTGERPFRCKVCDKSFLRTENLRNHQRIHTGEKPFMCEVCNQSFTQLSGLVHHRPSHTGKKSFTCDVCDKSFSQSSTLREHQRIHTGEKPFSCMVCHKSFSRSGNLRTHQRIHTGEKPFKCEVCDKSFTQSSILLVHRRVHTGEKPFMCEMCDKSFSRSWSLLLHQKVHTGE, from the coding sequence ATGAAagagaaaccattcaagtgtgTGGTGTGCAACCGAGCTTTTGCAAGGTCATTGACACTCACAAATCACCAAcgtattcacactggggagaaacctttCAAATGTGAGGTGTGTAACAAAAGCTTCACACAGTTATCGGGCCTGCTGAATCACCAGCCCATTCACagaggggagaaaccattcagatGTGAGGTTTGTGAGAAATCCTTTTCTCAGTCATCCAGCCTCCTCGtgcaccaacgcattcacaccgGAGAAAAGCCATTCAGATGTGAGGTGTGTGATAAAGCATTCTCGACATTAGGGGAACTTCGTaaacaccaacgcattcacacaggggaaaGACCATTCAcgtgtgaggtgtgtgacaaatcattttcACAGTCAGAGAATCTCCACACACACCgacgcattcacacaggggagagaccATTTAGATGCaaggtgtgtgacaaatcattcttaAGGACAGAGAATCTTCGTAATCAtcaacgcattcacacaggggagaaaccattcatgtGCGAAGTATGTAACCAGAGCTTTACACAGTTATCGGGTCTGGTGCATCATCGGCCTAGTCACACGGGCAAAAAATCATTCACATGTGatgtgtgtgacaaatcattctcgcAGTCATCAACTCTCCGTGAACACCAAcgtattcacactggggagaaaccattcagctGTATGGTGTGTCACAAATCATTTTCACGGTCGGGGAATCTCCGTACACATCAACGTATTCACACAGGGGAAAAACCATTTaagtgtgaggtgtgtgacaaatccTTCACTCAGTCATCAATTCTCCTTGTTCACCGACgtgttcacacaggggagaaaccattcatgtGCGAGATGTGCGACAAATCATTCTCCAGGTcatggagccttctcctccaccAGAAAGTCCACACTGGGGAGTAA